The Sediminispirochaeta smaragdinae DSM 11293 genome has a segment encoding these proteins:
- a CDS encoding alpha/beta fold hydrolase, which yields MPYFNFQGKKIFYSVKGEGPLLIILPGNTATSAAHENELTYFSDRYCTVSLDFLGTGKSDRIKQWNSDWWEDSSHQVAALVEHLNYKEAVLLGISGGAIIAIAVAINHPDYVKAVVADSFSLHFTEEMYKNNVLKERANITEQQQTFWSSMHGSDWQDVVHADTEMIEMVVKEGGFCINGRPENIKCPVLLTYSEKDSFLPNVKEIAAGLGKRISNCEVRIFLHGDHPLIWTNSREFFQTVDEFLLKL from the coding sequence CTCTTCTAATAATTCTACCAGGTAATACAGCTACATCTGCTGCACATGAGAATGAGTTGACTTATTTTTCAGATAGGTATTGTACTGTTTCTTTAGATTTTCTGGGGACAGGAAAATCTGACAGAATTAAGCAATGGAATAGCGACTGGTGGGAGGACAGTAGTCATCAAGTGGCAGCATTAGTTGAACATTTGAATTACAAAGAGGCTGTTCTTCTTGGCATTAGCGGTGGTGCAATCATAGCAATTGCTGTCGCTATAAATCATCCTGATTATGTAAAAGCTGTTGTTGCAGATAGCTTCTCGTTGCATTTCACAGAAGAAATGTATAAAAACAATGTGTTAAAAGAAAGAGCTAATATCACGGAACAACAGCAGACATTCTGGTCATCGATGCATGGTTCAGATTGGCAGGATGTTGTACATGCTGATACTGAAATGATTGAAATGGTTGTTAAAGAAGGAGGATTTTGCATCAATGGTCGACCAGAAAATATTAAATGTCCTGTTTTGCTAACATATTCTGAAAAAGATAGTTTTCTTCCCAATGTAAAGGAAATTGCTGCTGGATTAGGAAAGAGGATTAGCAATTGTGAGGTTAGGATATTTTTACATGGAGATCATCCTCTAATTTGGACAAATTCCAGGGAATTCTTTCAAACAGTTGATGAATTTCTCCTAAAATTATAG
- a CDS encoding methyl-accepting chemotaxis protein encodes MTTAKPLSLKLFALTELIFILPPLLLAPYAALGGVADVATMLTFMKSPLVPLSTGALTICALLAFLVIWRIRFSRATASGDAKKLASAVREGALLFLLFLILEMLTGHIIFFKAVTPDLPASKLFVLLYLLIFLSFVSAPLFLSFILTIEHSLSSMQLYVESPFFSLKNRMNIIIPSLVFNSIALLTTVSQTHRLRTLIGPPPPTSLLTTQLIVVLASVTLTIIVQKSLSRTIVQPVARLKGLLEQGMNGDVTVRSRELAQDEIGFLSRTSTKFFITLDENFQAIKSESQQLISNKEILNREVERVHGAISEIVASIDEAENNVAGQARQVDNTAVTVEALGKGVELLNKALEQQKEHIISSNEVAASFDRQGEEIRQAVESAMQGGELLDRQNRTTYDKLEETSGGIQAVVRQSENLIEANRLVADVANQTNLLAMNAAIEAAHAGEAGKGFSVVADEIRSLAETTAEQSREISATLRAVVEAIRKIDEDNQETLRSFNKTNDAINEITDLITRLREFTESFTRGSHQVREAMESIEVINQGIHNQSDAMKEGNQKILSSAATLRSASSDVLASVNTIKRQTSHIDRAGLDLLRTNRETDKVVQTMQKMVTEIKTSERKAEMSHTNG; translated from the coding sequence GCCTTAAGCTCTTTGCCCTAACAGAGCTCATCTTTATTCTTCCGCCTCTGCTTTTGGCCCCCTACGCCGCACTCGGCGGTGTTGCAGACGTGGCAACCATGCTTACATTCATGAAAAGTCCGCTTGTTCCCCTGTCAACCGGCGCTCTGACAATCTGCGCCCTTCTGGCATTTCTGGTCATCTGGAGGATTCGCTTCTCTCGGGCTACAGCAAGCGGTGATGCAAAAAAGCTTGCCTCGGCCGTACGCGAGGGAGCCCTCCTCTTCCTCCTTTTTCTTATTCTCGAAATGCTCACCGGCCATATCATCTTTTTTAAGGCCGTTACCCCGGATCTTCCCGCAAGCAAGCTCTTTGTGCTCCTCTACCTTTTGATCTTTCTCAGCTTTGTTTCCGCGCCCCTCTTCCTCTCCTTCATCCTGACCATCGAACACAGCCTCTCATCCATGCAGCTCTACGTCGAAAGCCCCTTTTTCTCCCTCAAAAACAGAATGAACATCATAATCCCAAGTCTGGTCTTCAACTCGATTGCACTGCTCACAACCGTCAGCCAAACCCACCGGCTGCGAACCCTTATCGGCCCTCCGCCTCCCACCAGCCTGTTGACCACTCAGCTTATCGTCGTTCTGGCAAGCGTCACCCTGACCATCATCGTCCAGAAGAGCCTTTCCCGGACAATCGTACAGCCCGTTGCACGATTGAAGGGGCTTTTGGAACAGGGAATGAACGGCGATGTGACCGTTAGAAGTAGGGAACTGGCCCAGGACGAGATCGGATTCTTGAGCAGAACCAGCACGAAATTCTTCATCACCCTGGATGAAAACTTCCAGGCCATCAAAAGCGAATCTCAACAGCTGATCAGCAACAAGGAGATCCTCAACAGGGAGGTCGAACGGGTACACGGGGCCATCAGCGAGATCGTCGCCAGCATAGACGAGGCGGAAAACAACGTTGCAGGCCAGGCACGGCAGGTTGATAACACCGCGGTCACAGTGGAAGCGTTAGGCAAAGGCGTGGAACTGCTCAACAAGGCCTTAGAGCAGCAAAAAGAGCACATCATCAGCAGCAACGAAGTCGCTGCATCCTTCGACAGGCAGGGCGAGGAAATCCGGCAAGCCGTCGAAAGCGCCATGCAGGGCGGAGAACTCCTTGATCGCCAAAACCGTACCACCTATGACAAACTCGAAGAGACCTCAGGCGGCATACAAGCCGTGGTGCGTCAGTCCGAAAACCTCATCGAAGCCAATCGCCTGGTGGCTGATGTGGCAAACCAGACCAACCTCCTTGCCATGAACGCGGCAATCGAGGCAGCCCATGCAGGAGAAGCAGGCAAGGGCTTCTCCGTTGTCGCCGACGAAATCCGATCACTGGCCGAAACCACGGCAGAACAATCGAGGGAGATATCCGCAACCCTGAGAGCCGTTGTAGAAGCGATCAGAAAAATCGACGAAGATAACCAGGAAACCCTGCGATCCTTCAACAAAACAAACGACGCAATCAATGAAATCACCGACCTCATCACACGGCTCAGGGAGTTTACCGAAAGCTTTACCCGTGGATCACATCAGGTCAGAGAGGCCATGGAATCAATAGAGGTCATCAACCAAGGCATTCACAATCAATCCGACGCCATGAAAGAGGGGAATCAGAAAATTCTCTCATCAGCCGCCACCCTGCGCTCGGCCAGCAGCGATGTCCTGGCCTCGGTCAACACCATCAAACGCCAGACCAGTCACATCGACCGTGCAGGTCTCGACCTGTTGCGTACCAACAGAGAAACCGACAAGGTCGTTCAAACCATGCAGAAGATGGTGACGGAGATAAAGACAAGCGAGAGGAAGGCCGAAATGAGCCATACGAACGGTTAG
- a CDS encoding VOC family protein, translating into MKTKFSHVNIISNDWRKLADFYIRVFDCKPKPPERDLSGEWVDTLTDLSNAKIKGMHLLLPGYDIDGPTLEIFEYNENIRNTGKKINVEGFGHIAFAVEDVEQKLNLLLENGGSVVGKLIDAEIDGVGKITVVYAKDPEGNIIEIQKWE; encoded by the coding sequence ATGAAAACAAAATTCTCACACGTGAATATCATTAGCAATGACTGGAGAAAATTAGCTGACTTTTATATCAGAGTATTTGATTGCAAACCCAAACCACCAGAAAGAGATCTTTCAGGTGAATGGGTCGATACATTAACCGATTTATCAAATGCAAAGATAAAGGGAATGCATTTGCTTCTTCCCGGTTATGATATTGATGGGCCGACATTGGAGATTTTTGAATATAACGAGAATATACGTAATACCGGTAAAAAAATAAATGTAGAAGGTTTTGGACATATTGCCTTTGCAGTAGAAGATGTGGAACAAAAGTTAAATCTTTTATTGGAAAACGGGGGATCTGTAGTTGGGAAATTGATTGATGCAGAAATAGATGGGGTTGGAAAGATTACCGTAGTTTATGCAAAAGATCCAGAAGGCAATATTATTGAAATTCAAAAATGGGAATAA
- a CDS encoding GNAT family N-acetyltransferase: MIIQKMEIDHYSEVKRIWTTTDGIGLRSIDDSKAGIEKFLLRNPNTNFICKMDNSIVGVILSGHDGRRGYIYHTAVKEEFRKQGIGKKLVEEALLSLKNEGINKVALVVFKNNSGGNSFWKALGFEERSDLIYRNLSLHAENI; this comes from the coding sequence ATGATCATACAAAAAATGGAAATAGATCATTATTCAGAAGTAAAAAGAATCTGGACAACAACTGATGGTATAGGCTTACGTTCAATTGATGATTCTAAAGCAGGAATTGAGAAATTCCTATTAAGAAATCCAAATACAAACTTTATATGTAAAATGGATAATAGTATTGTTGGAGTAATTCTTTCCGGACATGATGGAAGACGGGGGTATATTTATCATACAGCTGTCAAAGAAGAATTTAGAAAACAGGGAATCGGAAAAAAGCTTGTTGAAGAAGCACTATTGTCACTCAAAAATGAAGGGATAAACAAAGTCGCTTTGGTTGTTTTTAAGAATAATTCCGGTGGAAATAGTTTTTGGAAAGCATTGGGCTTTGAAGAAAGAAGCGATTTAATATACAGGAATCTGTCGTTACATGCTGAGAATATATAG